Proteins from one Impatiens glandulifera chromosome 2, dImpGla2.1, whole genome shotgun sequence genomic window:
- the LOC124926493 gene encoding 60S ribosomal protein L36-2-like: MAPKQPNTGLFVGLNKGHLVTKKELAPRPSDRKGKSTKRVQFVRSLIREVAGFAPYEKRITELLKVGKDKRALKVAKRKLGTHKRAKRKREEMSSVLRKMRSAGGAEKKK, encoded by the exons ATGGCTCCTAAACAGCCAAACACTGGCCTCTTTGTGGGTTTGAACAAAGGACATCTAGTTACTAAGAAAGAGTTAGCTCCACGCCCATCTGATAGGAAAGGC AAAAGTACCAAAAGGGTTCAATTTGTTAGGTCTTTGATCAGAGAAGTGGCTGGATTTGCACCTTATGAGAAGAGAATTACTGAACTTCTCAAGGTTGGAAAGGACAAGCGTGCTCTGAAAGTGGCTAAGCGAAAGCTCGGAACTCACAAGAGGGCGAAGCGAAAGAGAGAGGAGATGTCTAGCGTTCTCCGCAAGATGAG GTCTGCTGGAGGTGCTGAAAAGAAGAAGTGA